The following coding sequences lie in one Saccharopolyspora hordei genomic window:
- a CDS encoding dihydrofolate reductase family protein — translation MRALTYCVATTIDGFIAEPDRSDPSTSGLLAPPPEYLPHVLAGLPEIVPTHLREPLGIADAEPARFDTVVEGRGSYETGLAAGITNAYAHLEHYVFSRTLTESPDPGVHLVATDPVEKVRELKARPGKGIWLVGGAQLAAALRPEIDELLIKLHPVAAGAGIPLFDGDFRPERFDLVRAEPHPGGIVHLTYRKR, via the coding sequence GTGCGCGCACTCACCTACTGCGTCGCCACCACGATCGACGGCTTCATCGCCGAACCCGACCGCAGCGACCCGAGCACCAGCGGGCTCCTGGCGCCTCCACCCGAGTACCTGCCGCACGTCCTCGCCGGGCTGCCGGAGATCGTGCCCACGCACCTGCGCGAGCCGCTCGGCATCGCCGACGCCGAGCCCGCGCGGTTCGACACCGTCGTCGAGGGGCGCGGGTCCTACGAGACCGGCCTCGCCGCGGGCATCACCAACGCCTACGCGCACCTCGAGCACTACGTGTTCTCGCGGACCCTCACCGAGAGCCCGGACCCCGGGGTGCACCTGGTCGCCACGGACCCGGTCGAGAAGGTCCGCGAGCTCAAGGCCCGGCCGGGGAAGGGGATCTGGCTGGTCGGCGGCGCGCAGCTGGCGGCGGCGCTGCGCCCGGAGATCGACGAGCTCCTCATCAAGCTGCACCCCGTCGCCGCCGGAGCCGGGATCCCCCTGTTCGACGGGGACTTCCGCCCGGAGCGGTTCGACCTGGTCCGCGCCGAACCCCACCCGGGCGGGATCGTGCACCTGACCTACCGGAAGCGCTGA